The following coding sequences lie in one Nycticebus coucang isolate mNycCou1 chromosome 18, mNycCou1.pri, whole genome shotgun sequence genomic window:
- the PSMB3 gene encoding proteasome subunit beta type-3 isoform X2, translated as MSIMSYNGGAVMAMKGKNCVAIAADRRFGIQAQMVTTDFQKIFPMGDRLYIGLAGLATDVQTVAQRLKFRLNLYELKEGRQIKPYTLMSMVANLLYEKRFGPYYTEPVIAGLDPKTFKPFICSLDLIGCPMVTDDFVVSGTCAEQMYGMCESLWEPNMDPEHLFETISQAMLNAVDRDAVSGMGVIVHIMAVTRNL; from the exons ATG TCTATTATGTCCTATAATGGAGGGGCCGTCATGGCCATGAAGGGGAAGAACTGTGTGGCCATCGCTGCAGACAGGCGCTTCGGGATCCAAGCCCAGATGGTGACCACGGACTTCCAGAAGATCTTTCCCATGGGAGACCGTTTGTACATCGGTCTGGCCGGCCTCGCCACTGATGTCCAGACAGT tgcccagcgCCTCAAGTTCCGGCTGAACCTGTATGAGTTAAAGGAAGGTCGGCAGATCAAACCTTATACCCTCATGAGTATGGTGGCCAACCTTTTGTATGAGAAACG GTTTGGTCCCTACTACACTGAGCCAGTCATTGCTGGGTTGGACCCGAAGACCTTTAAGCCCTTCATTTGCTCTCTAGACCTCATTGGCTGCCCCATGGTGACTGATGACTTTGTGGTCAGTGGCACCTGCGCTGAACAAATGTATGGGATGTGTGAGTCCCTCTGGGAGCCTAACATG GATCCAGAACACCTGTTTGAAACAATCTCCCAAGCCATGCTGAATGCCGTGGACCGGGATGCAGTGTCAGGCATGGGAGTCATTGTCCACATCAT GGCTGTCACTAGGAACCTATAG
- the PSMB3 gene encoding proteasome subunit beta type-3 isoform X1 — translation MSIMSYNGGAVMAMKGKNCVAIAADRRFGIQAQMVTTDFQKIFPMGDRLYIGLAGLATDVQTVAQRLKFRLNLYELKEGRQIKPYTLMSMVANLLYEKRFGPYYTEPVIAGLDPKTFKPFICSLDLIGCPMVTDDFVVSGTCAEQMYGMCESLWEPNMDPEHLFETISQAMLNAVDRDAVSGMGVIVHIIEKDKITTRTLKARMD, via the exons ATG TCTATTATGTCCTATAATGGAGGGGCCGTCATGGCCATGAAGGGGAAGAACTGTGTGGCCATCGCTGCAGACAGGCGCTTCGGGATCCAAGCCCAGATGGTGACCACGGACTTCCAGAAGATCTTTCCCATGGGAGACCGTTTGTACATCGGTCTGGCCGGCCTCGCCACTGATGTCCAGACAGT tgcccagcgCCTCAAGTTCCGGCTGAACCTGTATGAGTTAAAGGAAGGTCGGCAGATCAAACCTTATACCCTCATGAGTATGGTGGCCAACCTTTTGTATGAGAAACG GTTTGGTCCCTACTACACTGAGCCAGTCATTGCTGGGTTGGACCCGAAGACCTTTAAGCCCTTCATTTGCTCTCTAGACCTCATTGGCTGCCCCATGGTGACTGATGACTTTGTGGTCAGTGGCACCTGCGCTGAACAAATGTATGGGATGTGTGAGTCCCTCTGGGAGCCTAACATG GATCCAGAACACCTGTTTGAAACAATCTCCCAAGCCATGCTGAATGCCGTGGACCGGGATGCAGTGTCAGGCATGGGAGTCATTGTCCACATCAT TGAGAAGGACAAAATCACCACCAGGACACTGAAGGCCCGAATGGACTAA